One window from the genome of Candidatus Chlorohelix allophototropha encodes:
- a CDS encoding CvpA family protein yields the protein MSFLDIVVVAILISFTVVSAAWGVLRQAIALGGLILGLILAGSFSEQVAKSFFGFIDNPQAARGAAFLAIVIVLSLTASVIASILYFVVGLLFLGWLDHLIGAVLGFIQGVLAVGVFLVGVLLIQPDWTNQQLKTSVISNQLVKPMTDAALLVAPNELKDTIRLKMPK from the coding sequence ATGAGCTTTCTTGACATAGTGGTAGTTGCAATTCTGATCTCTTTTACGGTAGTTAGCGCAGCTTGGGGCGTATTGCGGCAGGCAATTGCACTGGGTGGACTGATTCTGGGTTTGATTCTGGCGGGTAGTTTCAGCGAACAGGTCGCCAAATCCTTTTTTGGCTTTATTGATAACCCGCAAGCGGCGCGGGGGGCGGCGTTTCTGGCAATTGTGATAGTGCTAAGCCTCACCGCCAGCGTAATTGCCAGCATCCTTTATTTTGTAGTCGGCTTGCTCTTTCTGGGCTGGCTTGATCACCTCATAGGCGCGGTACTGGGCTTCATACAGGGCGTGTTGGCGGTAGGTGTATTCTTAGTGGGGGTTTTGCTAATCCAGCCGGATTGGACAAATCAGCAACTCAAGACCTCGGTTATCTCCAACCAACTGGTTAAACCCATGACCGATGCGGCGTTGCTTGTTGCTCCCAACGAGCTAAAAGATACAATTCGGCTTAAAATGCCCAAATAG
- a CDS encoding alpha/beta fold hydrolase yields MSENVVASSQHDIELNGINLHYATWGEFSVPEKAVILVHGLSANGQSMAELGINLAQQGYFAIAPDLRGRGLSAKPPHGYGVPFHANDLLSLCDALELPKVNLVGHSLGAVISLFTGAIHPKRIGKVVLIDAGGKVPPETVNAILAAIFRIGQVYPSMAEYLDTMFQHAIYPRTPFWENYLRYDSEVYPNGTVSSRVPRAAIDEELGANSTLNGELLLTFLKQPTLIAHATVGIVGPDTAYVLPRDEALRISELITGSRVVAIPDSNHYTIATSEVLKQEIAAFLAE; encoded by the coding sequence ATGAGTGAAAACGTTGTCGCTTCTTCGCAGCATGACATCGAGCTTAACGGTATCAATCTGCACTATGCTACGTGGGGTGAGTTTAGCGTCCCTGAGAAAGCGGTGATACTGGTGCATGGTTTGTCGGCAAACGGGCAAAGCATGGCTGAACTGGGAATAAATTTGGCGCAACAAGGCTATTTCGCGATTGCGCCGGATTTGCGTGGACGTGGTTTAAGTGCGAAACCGCCGCACGGTTACGGTGTTCCTTTCCATGCCAACGACCTTCTTTCGCTATGTGATGCGCTAGAACTTCCAAAGGTGAATCTGGTAGGACATTCGTTAGGGGCAGTTATCAGCCTGTTCACGGGCGCAATACACCCAAAGCGGATTGGTAAAGTGGTGCTAATAGATGCAGGCGGCAAAGTACCGCCGGAGACGGTCAATGCCATTCTTGCGGCGATATTCAGAATCGGGCAGGTTTATCCCTCAATGGCTGAATATCTTGACACTATGTTTCAACACGCTATCTACCCCCGCACCCCTTTCTGGGAAAACTATCTGCGCTACGACTCGGAAGTTTATCCGAATGGCACAGTAAGTTCTCGCGTACCAAGAGCAGCGATTGACGAAGAACTCGGCGCAAACAGCACTTTGAACGGAGAGCTTTTGTTGACTTTTCTCAAACAACCCACCCTAATAGCGCATGCTACTGTGGGTATAGTAGGGCCGGATACGGCGTATGTGCTACCGCGGGATGAAGCCTTGCGTATTAGTGAGCTTATCACCGGAAGTCGGGTAGTGGCAATTCCCGATTCAAACCACTACACCATCGCCACTTCTGAAGTGCTGAAACAGGAAATAGCGGCTTTCCTAGCAGAGTAA
- a CDS encoding Bax inhibitor-1/YccA family protein, translated as MWNNQNNNYQPSWRGQPVYSGATTLDRSSLIQKVMWFTTTSIVAAAGGVWLGVNGLHSAYNMSRGSSILWIIAEIGFMIGAMVLRERTPINFILLYGFALSSGVLLAPTMQILSDAGYSGIIVQALLVTGALTFALGIYAWTTKRDFSGLAPYLFVAVIGLLIVSMLNIFLHSTMLYSIIMYAGVMIFSFYLIFDVQQAKKSQNTIGNAIALSIGIYLDILNLFLFILQILMSLQGRD; from the coding sequence ATGTGGAATAACCAAAATAACAACTATCAGCCTTCTTGGCGAGGACAACCCGTATATTCGGGCGCTACTACGCTGGATCGCAGTAGCCTAATCCAGAAGGTAATGTGGTTTACCACTACCTCGATAGTAGCGGCAGCCGGGGGCGTATGGCTTGGCGTGAACGGTTTGCACAGCGCCTACAATATGAGCCGGGGTAGCTCGATTTTATGGATTATTGCTGAAATTGGTTTCATGATCGGTGCAATGGTGCTGCGCGAGAGAACGCCCATCAACTTTATTCTATTATACGGTTTTGCTCTTTCGTCCGGTGTGCTGCTTGCCCCTACTATGCAAATTCTGTCAGATGCGGGCTATAGCGGCATCATCGTGCAAGCTTTACTGGTAACAGGTGCGCTTACCTTTGCCCTTGGCATTTACGCTTGGACAACTAAGCGCGATTTCAGCGGGCTTGCACCATACCTTTTCGTAGCCGTTATCGGGCTACTGATCGTAAGTATGCTGAATATTTTCCTGCATAGTACAATGCTGTACAGCATAATAATGTACGCGGGGGTGATGATTTTCAGCTTCTATCTCATCTTCGATGTGCAGCAAGCTAAGAAGAGCCAGAACACCATCGGTAATGCTATCGCGCTTAGCATCGGGATATATTTGGATATTCTGAACCTGTTCCTCTTTATTCTGCAAATCCTGATGTCGCTACAGGGGCGAGATTAA
- a CDS encoding SCO1664 family protein has protein sequence MSYISVALTHSPKLNTIAHTGTDGVAARVYRMVKRSNNDEQEQPQGDDSVHPVYLPQGTVFKIARMRPKRSNTPPNPEASKAWRLKQTEEEAMTMLESAEVRGLKLMPTGSNYTFMAMLCNPETGKEYAAVYKPVRGEAPLWDFPNGTLYQRECAAYVVCRALGWSFIPPTVIRDGPHGIGTMQLFIDTDESRNLYDFRDEHEFEIQRITIFDLITNNADRKPSHFLLGMDGFVWGIDHGLCFNSVPKLRTVVWDYAGMDIPEDIAQDLQELATNHVKTKKLEAQLNQMLDPSEVEIFFKRLESLAQNPRFPQLNSRRQVPWGFF, from the coding sequence TTGAGCTACATCTCTGTAGCATTGACACATAGCCCGAAGCTTAATACAATCGCCCATACCGGAACTGATGGAGTAGCGGCGAGGGTTTACCGTATGGTTAAGCGCAGTAATAATGACGAACAAGAACAACCGCAGGGCGATGATAGCGTCCACCCGGTGTATTTGCCGCAGGGTACGGTTTTTAAAATTGCGCGCATGCGACCAAAGCGCAGCAATACCCCACCTAACCCTGAAGCCAGCAAAGCATGGAGACTGAAACAAACCGAAGAAGAAGCGATGACGATGCTAGAAAGTGCGGAGGTACGGGGGCTAAAACTGATGCCTACCGGCTCGAATTACACTTTTATGGCGATGCTGTGCAACCCGGAAACGGGCAAGGAGTACGCAGCGGTTTATAAGCCGGTGCGCGGCGAAGCGCCTCTTTGGGATTTTCCGAACGGTACACTCTATCAACGTGAGTGCGCCGCTTACGTGGTTTGTCGTGCGTTAGGTTGGTCGTTTATCCCGCCCACCGTTATTCGTGACGGCCCGCATGGGATAGGTACGATGCAGCTTTTCATCGATACTGACGAAAGCCGCAATCTTTACGATTTTCGCGATGAACATGAATTTGAAATTCAGCGCATTACTATATTTGACCTGATTACCAACAACGCCGACCGCAAACCCAGTCATTTCCTGCTAGGAATGGACGGCTTCGTTTGGGGCATCGATCATGGGCTGTGCTTTAACAGCGTGCCGAAGCTTCGCACCGTAGTATGGGATTATGCCGGGATGGACATACCGGAAGATATTGCGCAGGATTTACAGGAACTTGCCACCAACCATGTGAAAACCAAAAAGCTAGAGGCGCAACTAAACCAGATGCTTGACCCTAGCGAGGTTGAAATCTTTTTCAAGCGGTTGGAGAGCCTAGCGCAAAACCCGCGCTTTCCCCAACTCAACTCGCGCCGTCAAGTTCCATGGGGCTTTTTCTAA
- a CDS encoding response regulator — MLVKIFDPYFSTKEKSYGLGLAICYSIIQKHGGTITVDTELYKGTTFNVVIPASRFIEKAKEKEKTTLPLAKWSALVMDNEILVQKTLRFALERLGYTVTLACDGREAIKLYREALEKETPFLLVIIDLTIPGGMGGKETIARLREIDPAVTAIVSSGYSNDLVIATYRDYGFTGIIKKPFTLDELQQVIGGVQEKG, encoded by the coding sequence ATGCTCGTCAAAATATTTGACCCCTACTTTAGTACCAAAGAAAAGAGTTATGGCTTGGGGTTAGCAATTTGCTACTCTATAATCCAGAAACACGGCGGAACAATTACTGTAGATACGGAGTTGTACAAAGGTACAACCTTTAATGTAGTTATTCCGGCAAGCCGATTTATCGAAAAAGCCAAAGAAAAAGAGAAAACAACCCTACCGCTTGCAAAATGGTCGGCTCTGGTTATGGATAATGAAATACTGGTGCAAAAAACCCTTCGCTTTGCGCTGGAAAGATTAGGTTATACAGTTACACTAGCCTGTGATGGACGAGAGGCGATAAAGCTCTATCGCGAAGCTCTGGAGAAAGAAACTCCTTTCTTGCTGGTAATCATAGATTTAACAATTCCGGGGGGAATGGGCGGCAAAGAAACTATTGCAAGACTTCGAGAGATTGATCCTGCGGTTACTGCTATTGTATCCAGTGGTTATTCAAATGACCTAGTAATAGCAACCTATCGTGATTATGGTTTTACAGGTATAATCAAAAAACCCTTTACCCTCGATGAATTACAGCAAGTAATAGGTGGTGTACAGGAAAAGGGATAA
- a CDS encoding SGNH/GDSL hydrolase family protein: protein MRTKIIPLISVVLLLLTTVTTLLTPSQTALAAPVFGSCQFRQMWNYSDKVVDEVPGSGRGFTWGSNTFGVFTEPYLQAPQGKRIVQYFDKNRMEWNGSSLTNGLLTKELVTGQLQVGDFSYSQRGSSEIPVAGDNNVNNPSPTYASFKNLVSLFPGAYSAPNQIGKQLVNALDRNGQVYQLVVLPASLTIAAYDTALSHNIPSVFVDYQHRKGQIWNGKRFVEGNIFTDNPVANVFGLPISEAYWVRATVGGKEKDVLVQLFERRVLTYTPSNPSEFQVEMGNVGQHYVNWRYEGKLGIMSESCPASAMPVVVSNPRIFAVGDSVMLGASAALESTFPNIVIDAAVSRQAFVGINILNTQRARGALGDVVVVHLGNNGTFSQADFDDLMDVLSDVGEVVIINNKVPRSWEDSNNALLAANAKRYSNVVLINWHDFGYANPQFFWDDGIHLRPDGAKAYAQLIASKI, encoded by the coding sequence ATGAGAACGAAAATAATTCCACTCATTTCTGTGGTTCTGTTACTGTTAACTACAGTTACTACGCTTTTAACCCCGTCTCAAACTGCGTTGGCGGCTCCGGTTTTCGGCTCTTGCCAATTTCGCCAAATGTGGAATTATAGCGATAAGGTGGTGGATGAGGTTCCCGGGTCGGGGCGCGGTTTTACATGGGGTTCAAACACCTTTGGCGTGTTTACCGAACCTTACTTACAAGCGCCACAGGGCAAGCGTATAGTCCAATATTTTGACAAGAACCGAATGGAATGGAACGGTTCGAGCCTTACCAACGGTTTGCTGACCAAAGAACTGGTGACAGGTCAATTGCAGGTTGGCGATTTTTCTTATAGTCAGCGCGGCTCATCTGAAATCCCGGTGGCAGGCGATAATAACGTGAACAACCCTTCGCCTACATACGCCTCCTTCAAGAATTTAGTAAGCCTTTTCCCCGGTGCGTATTCCGCTCCAAATCAAATTGGAAAACAATTAGTCAATGCGCTGGATCGGAACGGGCAGGTTTATCAGTTGGTAGTGTTGCCTGCCTCACTGACCATTGCTGCTTACGACACTGCCTTGAGTCATAATATCCCCTCGGTTTTCGTGGATTACCAGCATCGCAAAGGTCAGATCTGGAACGGCAAGCGTTTCGTGGAAGGAAACATTTTCACCGATAACCCGGTTGCCAACGTTTTTGGTTTGCCGATTAGCGAAGCATACTGGGTGCGGGCTACTGTTGGCGGCAAAGAGAAGGATGTGTTGGTGCAGTTGTTCGAGCGGCGCGTCCTGACTTACACTCCTTCCAACCCGTCCGAATTTCAGGTTGAGATGGGCAATGTGGGGCAGCACTATGTAAACTGGCGGTATGAGGGTAAGCTAGGTATCATGAGTGAATCCTGCCCTGCTAGTGCAATGCCTGTGGTGGTTTCCAATCCGCGCATTTTTGCGGTTGGCGATTCGGTGATGCTTGGCGCTTCCGCCGCATTAGAGAGTACATTTCCCAATATTGTAATAGATGCAGCGGTTAGTCGTCAGGCTTTTGTAGGGATTAATATTCTCAATACACAGCGCGCTCGTGGCGCTTTGGGAGACGTGGTAGTGGTACATCTCGGCAATAACGGCACTTTTAGTCAAGCTGATTTCGATGACTTGATGGATGTGCTATCGGATGTGGGCGAAGTGGTTATCATAAATAACAAAGTGCCGCGTTCGTGGGAAGATTCGAATAATGCTTTGCTTGCTGCCAATGCCAAACGCTATTCCAATGTAGTGCTGATCAACTGGCATGATTTCGGTTACGCCAACCCCCAATTCTTCTGGGATGACGGTATTCACCTGCGCCCGGATGGGGCAAAAGCCTACGCTCAACTTATTGCAAGTAAGATTTAG
- a CDS encoding PAS domain S-box protein encodes MFIVSIAIISSTYHRTQVEHDRQLMQEKKENIYRILLETTFEGVAIHQKGVLIDTNIGFESMFGYQQAELIGMNMFELIPEQYRDYARQNI; translated from the coding sequence GTGTTTATAGTTTCTATCGCAATAATTTCAAGCACGTATCATCGTACCCAAGTTGAACACGACCGACAGTTGATGCAGGAAAAAAAGGAGAATATATACCGAATACTCCTTGAAACGACCTTTGAAGGTGTCGCAATACATCAAAAGGGCGTTTTGATAGATACCAATATCGGGTTTGAGAGTATGTTCGGTTATCAGCAAGCTGAACTAATAGGCATGAACATGTTTGAGCTTATTCCAGAACAATATCGTGATTATGCTCGTCAAAATATTTGA
- the epsC gene encoding serine O-acetyltransferase EpsC — translation MGIVDEIKAIMERDPAARNVFEALLYPSLHAILFHRLAHRLYKMNVPFFPRLINQFSRFLTGIDIHPGATIGKGLFIDHGTGVVIGETAELGNNITLYQGVTLGGTGKQRGKRHPTVEDDVLVGVGAKVLGAITLGKGSRIGGGAVVLKDVPPYTTAVGVPARVVAMRNGHNDENRRVENLPDPEGDMIDALQEKAEELEARLRQLLAEHTEQTHEVEHEHENIEQLDNRLEAMEARLERIEQGLGKLLLGNHSKNGAYYSKGGFYDPTLLEQEAAASVAYGI, via the coding sequence ATGGGAATTGTAGATGAAATAAAAGCGATAATGGAGCGCGACCCAGCAGCGCGCAATGTGTTTGAGGCACTGCTCTATCCAAGCCTACATGCCATCCTGTTTCATAGGTTGGCGCATCGTCTCTATAAAATGAATGTCCCTTTCTTCCCCCGCTTGATTAACCAATTTTCACGCTTCCTGACCGGCATCGATATACATCCGGGCGCAACAATCGGCAAGGGGTTGTTCATAGATCATGGTACGGGCGTAGTCATCGGTGAAACCGCCGAGCTTGGCAACAACATAACCTTGTATCAAGGCGTTACGCTCGGTGGCACGGGCAAACAGCGCGGCAAACGTCACCCCACTGTCGAGGATGATGTGTTGGTGGGTGTAGGCGCAAAAGTGCTAGGCGCAATTACTCTCGGCAAAGGCTCACGCATCGGCGGCGGCGCGGTAGTTTTGAAAGATGTGCCGCCTTACACTACAGCAGTGGGTGTACCAGCGCGGGTGGTAGCGATGCGAAACGGACATAACGACGAAAACCGCAGAGTAGAAAACCTGCCCGACCCAGAAGGTGATATGATAGACGCGCTACAGGAGAAAGCGGAAGAACTGGAAGCACGCTTGCGCCAATTACTGGCAGAGCATACCGAACAAACGCATGAAGTTGAACACGAACACGAAAATATTGAGCAACTGGATAACCGTTTGGAGGCTATGGAAGCGCGGTTGGAACGCATCGAACAGGGGCTTGGCAAATTATTGCTCGGCAACCACAGCAAGAACGGCGCATACTACTCTAAAGGGGGTTTCTACGACCCAACATTGTTAGAACAGGAGGCAGCGGCTAGTGTCGCTTACGGTATATAA
- the rlmB gene encoding 23S rRNA (guanosine(2251)-2'-O)-methyltransferase RlmB: MELIYGRNAVAEALRSTKAGTKVLRLYLADGAEAKTGGTLDFALKEATTRKIPLQKLPRPELDKRTANANHQGIAAEVSDYRYANLDEVLAQAADNPNALFLILDYLQDPQNLGTLIRCAEATDVTALIIPERRAAGITPAVRNASSGAVEHLHICQVVNLPRALDELKESGVWVAGLEHEPDAQDYDRADYTGKIGLVVGSEGAGLSRLVREKCDFFIKLPMLGRVESLNAAVAGSVALYEILRQRRAQK; the protein is encoded by the coding sequence ATGGAATTAATTTACGGGCGAAACGCGGTCGCCGAAGCATTGCGTAGTACCAAAGCCGGCACTAAAGTTTTGCGTCTTTATCTTGCTGACGGCGCGGAAGCCAAAACGGGCGGAACGTTGGATTTCGCCCTCAAGGAAGCAACCACCCGCAAAATTCCTTTGCAGAAACTACCCCGCCCTGAACTGGACAAGCGCACTGCCAACGCCAACCATCAGGGCATCGCCGCCGAAGTCTCAGATTATCGCTACGCTAATCTTGATGAGGTGTTGGCGCAAGCTGCCGATAATCCTAACGCGCTTTTTCTGATATTGGATTACCTACAAGACCCTCAAAATCTGGGTACGCTTATTCGTTGCGCCGAAGCAACGGACGTAACCGCGCTTATTATCCCTGAACGGCGCGCTGCCGGGATTACTCCGGCGGTTCGCAACGCCAGCAGCGGTGCGGTTGAGCATCTCCATATTTGTCAGGTGGTGAATTTGCCGCGTGCGCTAGACGAGTTGAAAGAATCCGGCGTGTGGGTGGCAGGATTGGAGCATGAACCGGACGCGCAAGATTACGACCGCGCCGATTATACTGGCAAAATCGGGCTGGTGGTGGGCAGCGAAGGCGCGGGCTTGAGCCGCCTCGTGCGCGAAAAGTGCGATTTCTTTATCAAGTTACCGATGCTTGGCAGAGTAGAATCGCTCAATGCGGCGGTAGCCGGTTCGGTGGCGCTCTACGAAATCTTGCGACAACGCCGCGCTCAGAAGTGA
- the cysS gene encoding cysteine--tRNA ligase, producing the protein MSLTVYNTLSSKIEQFETIVPGEVRMYVCGPTVYDNSHIGHAMSALVYDIVRRYLEFKGYKVIHAQNFTDIDDKIIRRAAEMGVPWQPMTEKYINQFLEWMDALNVKRATIYPRATNELGNILATIQTLIEKGFAYPASNGDVYYRVNAKPEYGELKHQSLDELQVGARIAPDEAKENALDFALWKAAKPGEPSWESPWGDGRPGWHIECTAMAVEHLGEQIDIHGGGADLIFPHHENEIAQSEAATGKRPFVRYWMHNGLLQMGSDKMSKSLGNFVTVGDILENYDADTLRAFILGSVYRNPLSFSEESFVAAQRGLERLKAVFSPVEKWGEPDDTAGNPATTATLYAAAEQARANFTEAMDSDFNSAIAIAALYDLTRELNRGREQGASPQSLHQARALLLELGNVLGLRLDRDTSPKRGLEAAPFISLLVETRTALKAAKQYQLADQIRDKLKALGVKVEDRPDGTNWKFES; encoded by the coding sequence GTGTCGCTTACGGTATATAACACACTGAGTAGTAAAATCGAGCAATTTGAGACCATCGTACCGGGAGAGGTTCGCATGTATGTGTGCGGACCTACCGTGTACGATAACAGCCACATCGGGCATGCCATGAGCGCGCTCGTTTACGATATTGTACGGCGTTATCTGGAGTTCAAGGGCTACAAGGTGATTCACGCCCAGAACTTCACCGATATTGATGACAAAATCATCAGACGCGCTGCTGAAATGGGCGTACCTTGGCAGCCGATGACCGAAAAGTACATTAACCAGTTTCTGGAATGGATGGACGCTCTCAACGTAAAACGTGCTACCATTTACCCTCGCGCCACCAATGAGTTAGGCAATATCCTTGCGACAATTCAAACCCTCATCGAAAAAGGCTTTGCTTATCCCGCCAGCAATGGAGATGTCTATTACCGAGTCAACGCCAAGCCAGAATACGGCGAGTTGAAACACCAGAGCCTTGACGAGTTACAGGTAGGCGCACGCATTGCACCGGACGAAGCCAAAGAAAACGCGCTGGATTTCGCCTTGTGGAAAGCCGCCAAACCGGGAGAACCAAGTTGGGAAAGCCCGTGGGGTGATGGGCGCCCCGGTTGGCACATCGAATGCACCGCGATGGCAGTTGAGCATCTAGGCGAACAGATTGATATTCATGGGGGCGGCGCTGACCTGATTTTCCCACACCATGAAAATGAAATCGCCCAGAGCGAAGCCGCTACCGGAAAACGTCCTTTCGTGCGCTACTGGATGCACAACGGCTTGCTGCAAATGGGCAGTGACAAAATGAGTAAATCACTCGGCAACTTTGTAACCGTCGGTGATATCCTCGAAAACTATGATGCCGATACCTTACGCGCTTTTATTCTCGGTTCGGTCTATCGTAACCCGCTGAGTTTCAGCGAGGAAAGCTTTGTCGCAGCGCAACGCGGATTGGAACGCTTGAAAGCCGTTTTTAGCCCGGTGGAAAAATGGGGCGAACCTGACGATACCGCAGGCAATCCCGCCACTACCGCCACGCTATATGCTGCCGCCGAACAGGCGCGTGCGAACTTTACCGAAGCGATGGACAGCGATTTCAACAGCGCCATTGCGATTGCCGCCTTATACGACCTGACTCGTGAACTCAATCGGGGACGTGAACAAGGCGCGAGTCCCCAAAGCCTCCACCAAGCGCGTGCCCTTCTGCTGGAACTCGGCAATGTGCTAGGTTTGCGCCTAGACCGTGATACTTCTCCCAAACGTGGGCTGGAAGCTGCTCCTTTCATTTCGTTGCTGGTGGAAACCCGCACCGCTCTGAAAGCTGCCAAACAATATCAGCTTGCCGACCAGATTCGCGACAAACTCAAGGCGTTGGGGGTAAAGGTGGAAGACCGCCCGGACGGTACAAACTGGAAGTTTGAAAGCTAA
- a CDS encoding FmdB family zinc ribbon protein: MPTYDYKCEECGHRFEKMQSFSAPLLKTCPECGQDQLRKIFTPAGIVFKGSGWYINDNRRKGSGSEDSGSSKSTSSSVKTDTTTSAKTDTSTSTSTDSKSTSTSSSKAESAA; the protein is encoded by the coding sequence ATGCCTACTTACGACTACAAATGTGAAGAGTGTGGGCATCGGTTTGAAAAGATGCAAAGCTTCAGCGCACCACTGTTGAAGACTTGCCCCGAATGCGGTCAGGATCAGCTTCGCAAGATATTTACACCGGCAGGTATTGTGTTCAAGGGTTCTGGCTGGTATATTAATGATAATCGTCGCAAAGGCAGCGGTTCTGAAGATTCTGGTAGCAGTAAAAGTACCAGCAGCAGCGTAAAGACCGATACCACCACCAGCGCGAAAACCGATACCAGTACCAGCACGAGTACAGATTCCAAAAGTACCAGTACTAGTTCCAGCAAAGCCGAATCTGCGGCTTAA
- a CDS encoding NADPH-dependent F420 reductase, whose translation MKIGIIGSGVVGQTLGEGFIKKGHAVLLGSREPNSEKLQEWTAKTGGKTGTFEEVAKFGELVVVAINWGGLEHALQLAGAQNLAGKVVIDATNPLNFGATGPSLAIGFSDSAGEIVQRQIPDAHVVKAFNIITAPVMIQADLLGEQLDMFIAGNDAAAKETVTGLLKDFGWSVVDLGGIEESRLLEPLAMIWIKYMVKTQNWQHGIKLVRK comes from the coding sequence ATGAAAATCGGTATAATCGGGTCGGGCGTAGTCGGGCAAACCCTAGGCGAGGGCTTTATCAAAAAAGGACATGCGGTATTGCTCGGCTCACGCGAACCCAACAGCGAAAAGTTGCAAGAATGGACGGCTAAAACCGGCGGCAAAACCGGAACTTTCGAGGAAGTGGCAAAATTCGGCGAGTTGGTGGTAGTGGCGATCAACTGGGGTGGACTCGAACACGCCCTGCAACTGGCGGGTGCACAAAACCTCGCGGGCAAAGTGGTGATAGATGCTACCAATCCGCTTAACTTTGGCGCTACCGGACCATCGTTAGCCATCGGCTTCAGCGATTCGGCGGGCGAGATTGTGCAACGCCAGATACCGGATGCGCATGTGGTAAAAGCCTTTAACATCATCACCGCCCCTGTTATGATACAAGCCGACTTGTTGGGCGAACAGCTTGATATGTTCATTGCCGGGAACGATGCCGCCGCTAAAGAAACCGTCACCGGATTACTCAAGGATTTCGGCTGGAGCGTGGTAGATTTGGGCGGCATCGAGGAATCGCGCTTGCTTGAACCGCTGGCAATGATCTGGATTAAATATATGGTCAAAACCCAGAACTGGCAGCACGGCATCAAACTGGTGCGAAAATAA
- a CDS encoding alpha/beta hydrolase family protein translates to MNSEQILDTTPPPSDFRLSYGTDANNFGDLRLPSTTGPHPVVIFVHGGFWRARYGLEYAGHLCAALTAAGIATWNIEYRRLGNEGGGYPGTLLDVARAADFLREIAPTYNLDLSRVVVTGHSAGGHLAAWLAGRQHIPVGDELYTRNPLRFKGVVPLAGVLNLRRACELHLSDNVTEQFMGGTPADYPDRYAFASPEEMLALGVPQIIIHGTEDSSVPYEISLTYYDTAVALGDEATLITLEGAGHFEMVDPNSSEWQQVFAAITGLLGNKSQDIEP, encoded by the coding sequence ATGAATAGCGAACAAATTCTAGATACCACTCCACCGCCGTCTGACTTTCGTCTTAGCTATGGTACTGATGCAAACAATTTTGGCGATTTACGCCTCCCTTCTACCACCGGTCCGCATCCGGTGGTTATTTTCGTGCATGGCGGCTTTTGGAGAGCGCGTTATGGTTTGGAGTACGCCGGGCATTTATGCGCCGCGCTAACCGCTGCCGGGATCGCTACTTGGAATATTGAATATCGTCGTCTCGGAAACGAGGGTGGCGGCTACCCCGGTACATTGCTGGATGTAGCACGCGCCGCCGATTTCCTACGCGAAATTGCTCCCACCTATAACCTTGATCTGTCGCGGGTAGTGGTAACCGGACATTCGGCGGGGGGACATCTCGCCGCATGGTTGGCAGGTCGGCAACATATTCCGGTTGGAGACGAGCTATATACTCGTAATCCGTTACGTTTCAAAGGAGTAGTGCCGTTGGCAGGCGTGTTGAACCTGCGCCGCGCTTGTGAATTACATCTTAGCGACAATGTAACCGAGCAATTTATGGGCGGTACTCCGGCGGATTATCCTGATCGCTACGCCTTTGCCTCGCCGGAAGAAATGTTGGCGTTGGGTGTGCCGCAGATTATTATTCATGGTACTGAGGATAGTTCTGTACCCTACGAAATCAGCCTCACTTATTACGATACCGCCGTTGCACTAGGGGATGAGGCTACCTTGATTACGTTAGAAGGGGCAGGACATTTTGAAATGGTTGATCCAAACTCGTCGGAGTGGCAGCAGGTATTTGCCGCTATCACCGGGCTGTTAGGTAATAAATCGCAGGATATTGAACCTTAA